In Pseudomonas alcaliphila JAB1, a single window of DNA contains:
- a CDS encoding GTPase domain-containing protein: MADYQPHTRKLSLKVVYYGPALSGKTTNLMQLHTLLRPQRKGELMVLETRDDRTLFFDVLPIGLRGAAGLDLRLKLYTVPGQVQHDSTRKAVLSRADGVIFVADSQPAQQDNNANAFDNLADNLQKLGMDIERLPLVVQFNKRDVADAVAEAELQARWAQTPWAPLSMASALHGQGVVESFRQLLVRLYPQLDREYRLAETEGIDATSFVRLLSAAQGDADA, from the coding sequence ATGGCTGACTACCAGCCCCACACACGCAAGCTCAGCCTCAAGGTGGTCTATTACGGCCCGGCGCTGAGCGGCAAGACCACCAACCTGATGCAGTTGCACACCCTGCTGCGGCCGCAGCGCAAGGGCGAGCTGATGGTGCTGGAGACCCGCGACGACCGCACCCTGTTCTTCGACGTGCTGCCCATCGGCCTGCGCGGCGCCGCCGGCCTCGACCTGCGCCTGAAGCTCTACACCGTACCCGGCCAGGTGCAGCACGACAGCACGCGCAAGGCCGTGCTGTCGCGCGCCGACGGGGTGATCTTCGTCGCCGACTCGCAGCCGGCGCAGCAGGACAACAACGCCAACGCCTTCGACAACCTGGCCGACAACCTGCAGAAGCTGGGTATGGACATCGAACGGCTGCCGCTGGTGGTGCAGTTCAACAAGCGCGACGTGGCCGACGCGGTGGCCGAGGCCGAGCTGCAGGCGCGCTGGGCGCAGACGCCCTGGGCGCCGCTGAGCATGGCCTCGGCGCTCCACGGCCAGGGCGTGGTCGAGAGCTTCCGCCAATTGCTCGTCCGCCTCTACCCGCAGCTCGACCGCGAATACCGCCTGGCCGAGACCGAGGGCATCGACGCGACCAGCTTCGTGCGCCTGCTCAGCGCCGCGCAAGGAGACGCCGATGCGTAG
- a CDS encoding aldehyde dehydrogenase — translation MSDALTRSAIDQQLERLEYRNLAFIDGRFVPARCGTTFSTLNPATGQVLTDVAACDAEDIDAAVQAARAAFDAGVWSRLAPAERKAIMLEFAALIDANRLELAVLESLEAGKPVGECYAIDIPDTANTIRWHAEAGDKLYDAISPSSPGNIGMIRREPIGVVGAVLPWNFPCMMAGWKLGPALITGNSVILKPAELTSLATLRLAELAFQAGIPAGVLNVVPGLGHTAGKAIGLHPDIDLAAFTGSTEVGRLFLEYAAKSNLKRVVLECGGKNPQVVMDDAGDLQNVASNVLSAAFWNMGENCSAGSRLIVHRAIKDTLLEELQSQLADWVTGDPLDPAVRLGALIEQAHMEKVLGHIAQAKAEGCKLITGGARLHEQSGGYFVAPTIFEVDSNAASVAQEEIFGPVLAVITVDSEEQAIAIANDTCYGLAASLWTRDINRAHRMAAAIRAGTVSVNCFSEGDISTPFGGYKQSGFGGRDKSVYAHDQYCELKTTWIQLS, via the coding sequence ATGAGCGACGCCCTCACCCGCAGCGCCATCGACCAGCAGCTCGAGCGCCTGGAATACCGCAACCTGGCCTTTATCGACGGTCGCTTCGTCCCCGCCCGCTGCGGCACCACCTTCAGCACCCTCAACCCGGCTACCGGCCAGGTGCTGACCGACGTGGCCGCCTGCGACGCCGAGGACATTGACGCCGCCGTGCAGGCCGCCCGCGCCGCCTTCGACGCCGGCGTCTGGTCGCGCCTGGCGCCGGCCGAGCGCAAGGCGATCATGCTCGAGTTCGCCGCCCTGATCGACGCCAACCGCCTGGAGCTGGCGGTGCTGGAATCGCTGGAGGCCGGCAAGCCGGTCGGCGAGTGCTACGCCATCGACATCCCCGACACCGCCAACACCATCCGCTGGCACGCCGAAGCCGGCGACAAGCTGTACGACGCCATTTCGCCGTCCAGCCCGGGCAATATCGGCATGATCCGCCGCGAGCCTATCGGCGTGGTCGGCGCCGTGCTGCCGTGGAACTTCCCCTGCATGATGGCCGGCTGGAAACTCGGCCCGGCGCTGATCACCGGCAACAGCGTGATCCTCAAGCCCGCCGAGCTGACCTCGCTGGCCACCCTGCGCCTGGCTGAACTGGCCTTCCAGGCCGGCATCCCGGCCGGCGTGCTCAACGTGGTGCCGGGCCTCGGCCACACCGCCGGCAAGGCCATCGGCCTGCACCCGGACATCGACCTGGCGGCCTTCACCGGCTCCACCGAAGTCGGCCGCCTGTTCCTCGAGTACGCGGCCAAGAGCAACCTTAAGCGTGTGGTGCTCGAGTGCGGCGGCAAGAACCCACAGGTGGTCATGGACGACGCCGGCGACCTGCAGAACGTCGCCAGCAACGTGCTTAGCGCGGCCTTCTGGAACATGGGCGAGAACTGCTCGGCCGGCTCGCGCCTGATCGTGCACCGCGCGATCAAGGATACCCTGCTCGAGGAGCTGCAGAGCCAGTTGGCGGATTGGGTCACCGGCGATCCGCTGGACCCGGCCGTACGCCTCGGCGCGCTGATCGAGCAGGCGCACATGGAGAAGGTCCTCGGCCATATCGCCCAGGCCAAGGCCGAAGGCTGCAAGCTGATCACCGGCGGCGCGCGCCTGCACGAGCAGAGCGGCGGCTACTTCGTCGCCCCGACCATCTTCGAAGTCGACTCCAACGCCGCCTCGGTGGCCCAAGAGGAGATCTTCGGCCCGGTGCTGGCGGTAATCACCGTCGACAGCGAGGAACAAGCCATCGCCATCGCCAACGACACCTGCTACGGCCTCGCCGCCTCGCTGTGGACCCGCGACATCAACCGCGCCCACCGCATGGCCGCGGCGATCCGCGCCGGCACCGTGTCTGTCAACTGCTTCTCCGAGGGCGATATCAGTACCCCGTTCGGCGGCTACAAGCAGTCCGGCTTCGGCGGCCGCGACAAGTCTGTGTACGCCCACGACCAGTACTGCGAACTGAAGACCACCTGGATTCAACTGTCCTGA
- a CDS encoding hybrid-cluster NAD(P)-dependent oxidoreductase, translating into MSSISSSVYLNPVNTQTWANGRHLVRCLKVIRETADVITYCFSMQEPVLFFFKPGQFVTLELEIDGHQVMRSYTISSAPSIPYSFSITVKRVPGGRVSNWLHDNLKEGGVLAVHGPVGQFNCIDFPADKVLLLSGGVGITPVMSMARWFFNTNGEVDMVFAHSARTPADIIYRAELDYMSTRIDNFKLHLICERNEIGQVWGGYRGFLSREMLQLIAPDFLEREVFCCGPTPYMRAVRRILGEAGYDMSRYHEESFGATPDEDIAAAEKQAEVAQSETPQASHWVTFSESGKSVQAAQGATLYEAAASAGLTIPKACGMGICGTCKVRVLSGTAAMEHNGGITEEEIAEGYVLSCCSRVTEAVTVEY; encoded by the coding sequence ATGAGCAGCATCAGCAGCAGCGTCTATCTCAATCCGGTCAACACCCAGACCTGGGCCAACGGCCGCCATCTGGTGCGCTGCCTCAAGGTCATCCGCGAGACCGCGGATGTCATCACCTACTGTTTCAGCATGCAGGAACCGGTGCTGTTCTTCTTCAAGCCGGGGCAGTTCGTCACCCTGGAGCTGGAGATCGACGGCCATCAGGTGATGCGCTCCTACACCATTTCCAGCGCACCTTCGATTCCCTACAGCTTCTCCATCACGGTCAAGCGCGTGCCGGGCGGCCGGGTGTCGAACTGGCTGCACGACAACCTCAAGGAAGGCGGCGTACTTGCCGTGCACGGCCCGGTCGGCCAGTTCAACTGCATCGACTTTCCTGCCGACAAGGTCTTGCTGCTGTCCGGCGGCGTCGGCATCACCCCGGTGATGTCCATGGCCCGCTGGTTCTTCAACACCAACGGCGAAGTCGACATGGTGTTCGCCCACAGCGCGCGCACCCCGGCCGACATCATCTACCGCGCCGAACTGGACTACATGTCCACGCGCATCGACAACTTCAAGCTGCACCTGATCTGCGAACGCAACGAGATCGGCCAGGTCTGGGGCGGCTACCGCGGCTTTCTCAGCCGCGAGATGCTACAGCTGATAGCCCCGGATTTCCTTGAGCGCGAGGTGTTCTGCTGCGGCCCGACGCCCTACATGCGTGCGGTGCGGCGCATCCTCGGCGAGGCCGGCTACGACATGTCGCGCTACCACGAGGAGTCCTTCGGCGCGACACCCGACGAGGACATCGCCGCGGCCGAAAAGCAGGCCGAAGTGGCCCAGAGCGAGACGCCGCAGGCCAGCCACTGGGTGACCTTCAGCGAGTCCGGCAAATCGGTGCAGGCAGCCCAGGGCGCCACGCTCTACGAAGCCGCGGCCAGCGCCGGCCTGACCATTCCCAAGGCCTGCGGCATGGGCATCTGCGGCACCTGCAAGGTGCGCGTGCTCAGCGGTACGGCAGCCATGGAGCACAACGGCGGCATCACCGAGGAGGAAATCGCGGAAGGCTACGTGCTGAGTTGCTGCTCGCGGGTGACCGAGGCGGTGACCGTCGAGTATTGA
- a CDS encoding ATP-binding protein produces MRSFEDDPRLAELLPDERQQQLLHLLQALSGHALQLDEQPRPGAEAVEFNLETLGWLSCPTQPQLQAAAARLLEFVLFYVGKYRLAANLHHDASEASFAELQRQHAALQASEARYKALSAQLQRRVEEQVKVIEQTQQQLYESARLRAVGQLAAGVAHEINNPIGFIASNLRVAGDYLDELGDKLPSDQATGLILEDFRALLQESEVGTQRIAAIVTDLKTFANIDQEDFVPCDLNALIASTCHLLRAESSQAFDIELKLAELPELAGYPAKISQALYNVLDNAAKAITGQGRIRVTSRLDEQGTAEVLVEDNGCGITAEDQARLFDPFFTTRPVGSGTGLGLTVARDIMAAHQGEILVRSKPGAGTRVTLRFLSS; encoded by the coding sequence ATGCGTAGCTTCGAAGACGATCCGCGCCTGGCCGAACTGCTGCCGGACGAGCGCCAGCAACAGCTGCTGCACCTGCTGCAAGCGCTGAGCGGTCACGCCCTGCAACTGGACGAACAACCCAGGCCCGGCGCCGAGGCGGTGGAGTTCAACCTGGAAACCCTCGGCTGGCTCAGTTGCCCGACCCAGCCGCAACTGCAGGCGGCCGCCGCGCGCCTGCTGGAGTTCGTGCTGTTCTACGTCGGCAAGTACCGCCTGGCCGCCAACTTGCACCACGACGCCAGCGAAGCCAGCTTCGCCGAGCTGCAGCGCCAGCATGCCGCCCTGCAGGCCTCCGAGGCGCGCTACAAGGCGCTCTCCGCGCAGCTGCAACGGCGCGTCGAGGAGCAGGTCAAGGTCATCGAACAGACCCAGCAGCAGCTCTATGAAAGTGCACGCCTGCGCGCCGTCGGCCAGCTCGCCGCTGGCGTTGCTCACGAGATCAACAACCCCATCGGCTTCATCGCCAGCAATCTGAGGGTGGCCGGCGACTACCTCGACGAACTCGGCGATAAGCTGCCCAGCGACCAGGCTACCGGACTGATCCTCGAGGATTTCCGCGCGCTGTTGCAGGAGTCGGAAGTCGGTACCCAGCGCATCGCCGCCATCGTCACCGACCTCAAGACCTTCGCCAATATCGACCAGGAGGATTTTGTCCCCTGCGACCTCAACGCACTGATCGCCAGCACCTGCCACCTGCTGCGGGCCGAGAGCAGCCAGGCGTTCGACATCGAACTGAAGCTGGCCGAGCTGCCCGAGCTGGCCGGCTACCCGGCGAAGATTTCCCAGGCGCTGTACAACGTGCTGGACAACGCTGCCAAGGCCATTACCGGACAGGGGCGCATCCGCGTCACCAGCCGCCTGGACGAACAGGGCACGGCGGAGGTGCTGGTGGAAGACAACGGCTGCGGCATTACCGCCGAGGACCAGGCGCGCCTGTTCGATCCCTTCTTCACCACGCGCCCGGTCGGCTCCGGCACCGGCCTGGGCCTGACCGTGGCTCGCGACATCATGGCCGCGCACCAGGGCGAGATCCTGGTGCGCAGCAAGCCTGGCGCCGGCACCCGGGTCACCCTGCGTTTTCTGAGTAGCTGA
- a CDS encoding dihydrodipicolinate synthase family protein — protein sequence MNFDGIWTPVVTPFSAAGAIDFEVLAKVVDALIGHGVHGLIIGGTTGEYYALSNAERKQVFAAVAEQAKGRIPLMAGINATSTEESLDLGRYAKAAGFDCILLAAPYYCQPTQDELLAHALSVDDALNLPIMLYNFPARTGTPMSFEFIDALKGRPNFQAIKESTGSIERMHHLTQDYADQLQVSCGMDDQVLEFFAWGARSWVCGASNFLAPEHVALFQACVVEQDMIKGRQLAQRLLPMLNLLEGGGKFCQYIKAGCELAGLPVGPTRRPLLPPSEAELAVFKQTYEQLIAHRG from the coding sequence ATGAATTTCGATGGTATCTGGACTCCCGTGGTAACACCCTTCAGCGCCGCCGGCGCGATCGATTTCGAGGTGTTGGCCAAGGTCGTCGATGCGCTGATCGGCCACGGCGTGCACGGCCTGATCATCGGCGGCACCACCGGCGAGTACTACGCCCTGAGCAATGCCGAGCGCAAGCAGGTATTCGCCGCGGTCGCCGAGCAGGCCAAGGGCCGCATCCCGTTGATGGCCGGGATCAACGCCACCAGCACCGAGGAAAGCCTCGACCTGGGCCGCTACGCCAAGGCCGCCGGCTTCGACTGCATCCTGCTCGCTGCGCCCTACTACTGCCAGCCGACCCAGGACGAACTGCTCGCCCATGCCCTGAGCGTGGACGACGCGCTGAACCTACCGATCATGCTCTACAACTTCCCGGCGCGTACCGGCACGCCGATGAGCTTCGAGTTCATCGACGCGCTCAAGGGCCGGCCCAACTTCCAGGCGATCAAGGAAAGCACCGGCTCGATCGAACGCATGCACCACCTGACCCAGGACTACGCCGACCAACTGCAGGTCAGCTGCGGCATGGACGACCAGGTGCTGGAGTTCTTCGCCTGGGGCGCGCGCAGCTGGGTGTGCGGCGCCTCCAACTTCCTCGCCCCCGAGCACGTCGCCCTGTTCCAGGCCTGCGTGGTCGAGCAGGACATGATCAAGGGCCGTCAACTGGCCCAGCGCCTGCTGCCGATGCTCAACCTGCTCGAAGGCGGCGGCAAGTTCTGCCAGTACATCAAGGCCGGCTGCGAGCTGGCCGGCCTGCCGGTGGGCCCGACCCGCCGCCCGCTGCTGCCGCCGAGCGAGGCCGAGCTGGCCGTTTTCAAGCAAACCTATGAGCAACTAATCGCCCATCGCGGCTAA
- a CDS encoding ATP-binding protein has translation MDNNPRSLFHELVEQIEIGVIILDDELRVMTWNRFISERSGRPLEQARGKPLVEVFPEANGEHFVKVVQLARERAKHVYSHWLDNLPLVKLSSDSDEQERQLQSTLFFPFEAANGERCFGLLMYDTSAVAKTSEHLETALKALNHKQGEQEQLLRKLETANSQLLQSEKLAAIGQLAAGVAHEINNPIGYVFSNLKTLDGYVRDLLKIADAVDSAADLDELRQLKRDLEYDYIRSDVEALVNESEDGIDRVKRIISALKDFSHIEEEEFRPADLHRGLDTTLNVVNNELKYKAEVVKEYGVLPEVECISSQINQVVMNLLINAAHAIEQFGRITLRTGSADDWAWIEVEDTGKGIDAKTLNRIFEPFFTTKPVGKGTGLGLALSYSIVQKHNGRIEVDSTPGLGTRFRVWLPVRQPDPAPQQDAPPA, from the coding sequence ATGGACAATAATCCAAGAAGCCTTTTCCATGAGCTGGTCGAGCAGATCGAGATAGGCGTCATCATTCTGGACGATGAACTCAGGGTGATGACGTGGAATCGCTTTATCAGCGAGCGTAGTGGCAGGCCGCTGGAGCAAGCACGGGGAAAACCCCTCGTCGAGGTCTTCCCCGAAGCCAATGGCGAGCACTTCGTCAAGGTGGTGCAACTGGCCCGCGAGCGCGCCAAGCACGTCTACAGTCACTGGCTGGACAACCTGCCGCTGGTCAAGCTCAGCAGCGACAGCGACGAACAAGAGCGGCAGCTGCAGAGCACCCTGTTCTTTCCCTTCGAGGCGGCGAACGGCGAACGCTGCTTCGGTCTGCTGATGTACGACACCAGTGCCGTCGCCAAGACCAGCGAGCACCTGGAGACCGCGCTGAAGGCGCTCAACCATAAACAGGGCGAGCAGGAACAACTGCTGCGCAAGCTGGAAACCGCCAACAGCCAGTTGCTGCAGTCGGAGAAGCTGGCAGCCATCGGCCAGCTGGCCGCCGGGGTGGCGCACGAGATCAACAACCCCATCGGCTACGTGTTCTCCAACCTCAAGACCCTCGACGGTTACGTCCGCGACCTGCTGAAGATCGCCGATGCGGTGGACAGCGCCGCCGATCTGGACGAGCTGCGCCAGCTCAAGCGCGACCTGGAGTACGACTACATCCGCAGCGACGTCGAGGCCCTGGTCAACGAGTCGGAAGACGGCATCGACCGGGTCAAGCGCATCATCAGCGCGCTCAAGGACTTCTCCCATATCGAGGAGGAGGAATTTCGCCCCGCCGACCTGCACCGCGGCCTCGACACCACGCTCAACGTGGTCAACAACGAGCTCAAGTACAAGGCCGAAGTGGTCAAGGAGTACGGCGTGCTGCCGGAGGTGGAGTGCATCTCCTCGCAGATCAACCAGGTGGTGATGAACCTGCTGATCAACGCCGCCCACGCCATCGAGCAGTTCGGCCGCATCACCCTGCGCACCGGCAGCGCCGACGACTGGGCCTGGATCGAAGTGGAGGACACCGGCAAGGGCATCGACGCCAAGACCCTGAACCGCATCTTCGAGCCCTTCTTCACCACCAAGCCGGTGGGCAAGGGCACCGGGCTGGGTCTGGCGCTGTCTTACAGCATCGTGCAGAAACACAACGGCCGCATCGAGGTCGACAGCACACCGGGACTCGGCACGCGCTTCCGCGTCTGGCTGCCCGTGCGGCAGCCAGACCCCGCGCCGCAACAGGACGCACCGCCAGCATGA
- a CDS encoding HD domain-containing phosphohydrolase has translation MTNATPASLATLLLVDDEDNILNSLRRVLRNEPYRLLTAGSGEAALALLEQQPVDLVISDARMPGMDGATLLAQVQQRWPQCLRILLTGYADITTTVKAINEGQIYRYISKPWGDDELRLIIRQALAFQHSERERLRLEALTREQNERLQELNASLEQRVRDRTAELEETADMLDLAYAELRKSYVTATEVFANLVGQRLSKERQTNTQVIALVKAYAEHHRLDERSSNDLAMAAALYNIGKLTWDDHLLSRPSDTLYKEERARYRQYPVVGESLLMTLEPVQDAGRLIRHHQERWDGNGFPDRLEGVAIPFGARLLKLAVDFIELQRGLVLERRLNRDEALLLIKKYAGRLYDPELCDAFIELCTTLAPDLVLADASILAVDTRRLEPGMLLARNLHAENGMLLLNEGKPLTRALIDKLIAFEASEGGRYTLFVRKPDGTQPGDAS, from the coding sequence ATGACCAACGCCACGCCCGCCTCGCTCGCCACCCTGCTGTTGGTGGACGACGAGGACAATATCCTCAACAGCCTGCGCCGCGTGCTGCGCAACGAACCCTATCGCCTGCTCACCGCCGGCAGCGGCGAGGCGGCACTGGCCCTGCTCGAGCAGCAGCCGGTGGACCTGGTGATCTCCGACGCGCGCATGCCCGGCATGGACGGCGCCACGCTGCTGGCCCAGGTGCAGCAACGCTGGCCGCAGTGCCTGCGCATCCTGCTCACCGGCTACGCGGACATCACCACCACGGTCAAGGCGATCAACGAGGGGCAGATCTACCGCTACATCAGCAAGCCCTGGGGCGACGACGAGCTGCGCCTGATCATCCGTCAGGCCCTGGCCTTCCAGCATTCCGAGCGCGAGCGCCTGCGCCTGGAAGCCCTCACCCGCGAGCAGAACGAGCGCCTGCAGGAACTCAACGCCAGCCTCGAACAGCGCGTGCGCGACCGCACCGCCGAGCTGGAAGAGACCGCCGACATGCTCGACCTGGCCTATGCCGAGCTGCGCAAGAGCTACGTCACCGCCACCGAGGTGTTCGCCAACCTGGTGGGCCAGCGCCTGAGCAAGGAGCGCCAGACCAACACCCAGGTGATCGCCCTGGTCAAGGCCTATGCCGAGCATCACCGGCTCGACGAGCGCAGCAGCAACGACCTGGCCATGGCCGCGGCGCTGTACAACATCGGCAAGCTGACCTGGGACGATCACCTGCTCAGCCGCCCCTCCGACACCCTGTATAAGGAGGAGCGCGCGCGCTACCGCCAGTACCCGGTGGTCGGCGAAAGCCTGCTGATGACCCTGGAGCCGGTGCAGGACGCCGGCCGCCTGATCCGCCACCACCAGGAGCGCTGGGACGGCAACGGCTTTCCCGACCGCCTGGAAGGCGTCGCCATTCCCTTCGGCGCGCGCCTGCTCAAGCTGGCGGTGGACTTCATCGAACTGCAACGCGGCCTGGTGCTGGAGCGCCGACTCAACCGCGACGAAGCGCTGCTGCTGATCAAGAAATACGCCGGGCGCCTCTACGACCCCGAGCTGTGCGACGCCTTCATCGAACTGTGCACCACCCTGGCGCCGGATCTGGTGCTGGCCGACGCCAGTATCCTCGCGGTGGACACCCGGCGGCTGGAGCCGGGCATGCTGCTGGCGCGCAACCTGCACGCCGAAAACGGCATGCTGTTACTGAACGAGGGCAAGCCGCTGACGCGGGCGCTGATCGACAAACTGATCGCCTTCGAGGCCTCCGAAGGGGGGCGCTACACCCTGTTCGTGCGCAAGCCCGACGGGACTCAACCGGGAGACGCGTCATGA
- a CDS encoding response regulator yields MIKIQLLDDEPHILSALQRVLRPHHWEVHAFSDGQQALQALTEHEYAVIVSDYKMPNLDGITYLQFAKQRQPNAMRMVLSAHGDRQSMMQAINRAEIYRFLSKPWEDYEIETALQAAIDLYLLRDENQRLLAQVRSQQSTLQHQEQELRRLEAEHPGITRVRRDEQGAVLLDGGESSHG; encoded by the coding sequence ATGATCAAGATCCAACTGCTGGACGACGAACCGCACATCCTCAGCGCGCTACAGCGGGTGCTACGTCCGCATCATTGGGAAGTGCACGCCTTCAGCGACGGCCAGCAGGCCTTACAGGCACTCACCGAGCACGAGTATGCGGTGATCGTGTCCGACTACAAGATGCCCAACCTGGACGGCATCACCTACCTGCAGTTCGCCAAGCAGCGCCAGCCCAACGCCATGCGCATGGTGCTCAGCGCCCACGGCGACCGGCAGTCGATGATGCAGGCGATCAACCGCGCGGAGATCTACCGCTTCCTGTCCAAGCCCTGGGAGGACTACGAGATCGAGACCGCGCTGCAGGCGGCCATCGACCTCTACCTGCTGCGCGACGAGAACCAGCGCCTGCTGGCCCAGGTGCGCAGCCAGCAGAGCACGCTGCAGCACCAGGAACAGGAGCTGCGCCGCCTCGAGGCCGAGCACCCGGGCATCACCCGCGTGCGCCGCGACGAACAGGGCGCGGTGCTGCTCGACGGCGGCGAGTCGAGCCATGGCTGA
- a CDS encoding FAD-binding oxidoreductase, translated as MQLQCNFLPQDDGHCGWYETLPPPPPSTPLRGTVQADWVVLGAGLAGLAAARRLAELQPQAQVVLIDAKRVGFGAAGRNSGFMVDLPHDLTSHSYTSSHEADHKIIRLSRGAIDYTREIVQRHGIDCDWREQGKLHGAANARGAHALEAFAKGLSSLGEPYRLLSAQEMKAVTGSDFYQAGLHAPGCVLVQPAALTRGLGRSLPENVQLFEDSPVLGIEMGKPHSLTTAHGRVQAPRLILANNAYASNFGQLGLKGRLLPIYTYASMTRQLTAEELARLGGEESWGLIPADPLGTTVRRLASGRICIRNSFTYNPDVHASAGTLERVKRAHRRSYENRFPMLPGIEFEYTWGGALCLSRNGGSQFGEIAPKVFSAVCCNGLGLTRSTISGKLIAEYALGMDSDLLRIMLEQPKPCRNPPEPFLGLGVRSSLAWKEWTAGVEL; from the coding sequence ATGCAACTGCAATGTAACTTCCTGCCCCAGGACGACGGTCACTGCGGTTGGTACGAAACCCTGCCTCCCCCGCCGCCGAGCACGCCGTTGCGCGGCACCGTGCAGGCCGACTGGGTGGTGCTCGGCGCCGGCCTCGCCGGCCTGGCCGCCGCCCGGCGCCTGGCCGAACTGCAGCCGCAGGCCCAGGTGGTGCTGATCGACGCCAAGCGCGTCGGCTTCGGCGCCGCCGGACGCAATTCCGGGTTCATGGTCGATTTGCCCCATGACCTGACCTCGCACAGCTACACCAGCAGCCACGAGGCCGATCACAAGATCATCCGCCTGAGCCGCGGCGCCATCGACTACACCCGCGAGATCGTCCAACGCCACGGCATCGATTGCGACTGGCGCGAACAGGGCAAGCTGCACGGTGCCGCCAACGCCCGCGGCGCCCACGCCCTGGAAGCGTTCGCCAAGGGCCTGTCCTCGCTCGGCGAGCCCTATCGCCTGCTCAGCGCCCAGGAAATGAAGGCGGTCACCGGCAGCGACTTCTACCAGGCCGGCCTGCATGCCCCAGGTTGCGTGCTGGTGCAGCCGGCGGCACTGACCCGCGGACTGGGTCGCAGCCTACCGGAGAACGTTCAGCTGTTCGAAGACAGCCCGGTGCTCGGTATCGAGATGGGCAAGCCGCATTCCCTGACCACCGCCCATGGCCGGGTGCAGGCACCGCGCCTGATCCTGGCCAACAACGCCTATGCCTCGAACTTCGGCCAGCTCGGTCTCAAGGGCCGCCTGCTGCCGATCTACACCTACGCCAGCATGACCCGCCAGTTGACCGCCGAGGAACTGGCGCGCCTGGGCGGCGAGGAAAGCTGGGGATTGATCCCGGCCGACCCGCTGGGCACCACGGTTCGGCGTCTGGCCAGCGGGCGAATCTGCATCCGCAACTCGTTCACCTACAACCCGGATGTACACGCCTCGGCCGGCACCCTGGAGCGGGTCAAGCGAGCGCATCGCCGCTCCTACGAAAACCGCTTCCCGATGCTACCGGGCATCGAGTTCGAATACACCTGGGGCGGCGCCCTGTGCCTGTCGCGCAATGGCGGCTCGCAGTTCGGCGAGATCGCGCCCAAGGTGTTCAGCGCGGTGTGCTGCAACGGCCTGGGCCTGACCCGCAGCACCATTTCCGGCAAGTTGATCGCCGAGTATGCCCTGGGAATGGACAGCGACCTGCTGCGCATAATGCTCGAACAGCCCAAACCCTGCCGTAACCCGCCGGAACCCTTCCTCGGCCTCGGCGTGCGCTCGTCTCTCGCCTGGAAAGAGTGGACCGCAGGCGTAGAACTCTAA
- a CDS encoding response regulator translates to MSKHKEKAIIHVVDDDHGIRAALNRLLVHAGYDVKLYSNGADFIEKYDHSPGCVILDLAMPGLSGEQVLHEIIKARLNLVVLILTGHATIATAIKLIKAGAVDLIEKPFDNEQLLSKLSKLLEPAQAFFAKNILIADYQRRVSSLTPSERSVMELLLTGMTSQEIASHLHNSKKTIDIHRARVMKKMDAASLRDLLEGWIRLGTADPADHHQNQKPF, encoded by the coding sequence GTGAGCAAACACAAAGAAAAAGCCATTATTCATGTCGTCGACGACGACCACGGTATACGCGCCGCCCTAAATCGGCTGCTTGTACACGCCGGCTACGATGTAAAGCTCTACTCAAACGGGGCAGATTTTATCGAAAAATATGACCACAGCCCCGGCTGCGTGATTCTCGACCTTGCAATGCCAGGCCTCAGCGGCGAGCAAGTTCTCCACGAAATAATCAAGGCCCGACTCAACCTGGTCGTGTTAATACTCACCGGCCATGCAACCATCGCCACCGCAATCAAACTGATTAAAGCCGGCGCAGTAGACCTGATAGAAAAGCCATTCGACAACGAACAACTACTGAGCAAATTAAGCAAACTCCTAGAGCCGGCCCAGGCCTTTTTCGCCAAAAACATACTAATTGCCGATTACCAAAGGCGCGTATCGTCCTTAACGCCCAGCGAACGCTCCGTAATGGAGCTCTTGCTAACGGGAATGACCAGCCAAGAGATTGCCAGCCACCTTCACAACAGCAAAAAAACCATTGACATACATCGCGCCCGCGTAATGAAAAAGATGGATGCCGCCTCTCTTCGCGACCTGCTGGAGGGCTGGATTAGACTGGGCACAGCAGACCCAGCGGATCACCACCAAAATCAAAAGCCCTTTTAA